One window of Sphingobacteriales bacterium genomic DNA carries:
- a CDS encoding TPM domain-containing protein — protein sequence MLTAKDFFSKQEQIDIVCAIRDAETQTSGEVRVHIEDNCPQETLDRAASVFETLELHKTAQRNSILFYLSVQDHKFAVIGDAGINLLVPEHFWEEIRDKVLKYFSAKQYSKGLVEGITIAGNKLREFFPYQENDINELPDEISFGD from the coding sequence ATGCTTACTGCTAAAGACTTTTTTTCAAAACAAGAACAAATTGATATCGTTTGTGCCATTCGGGATGCTGAAACCCAAACATCAGGCGAAGTACGGGTACATATAGAAGACAATTGCCCTCAAGAAACGTTAGACCGGGCGGCATCTGTTTTCGAAACACTGGAGTTGCATAAAACAGCACAGCGAAACAGCATTTTATTTTATCTGTCTGTTCAGGATCATAAATTCGCTGTAATTGGAGATGCAGGCATCAATTTATTAGTTCCCGAACATTTTTGGGAAGAGATAAGAGATAAAGTACTAAAGTATTTTTCTGCCAAACAGTATTCTAAGGGTTTAGTAGAAGGCATTACAATTGCAGGAAACAAATTGCGCGAATTTTTCCCATATCAGGAAAACGATATAAATGAACTTCCGGATGAAATTTCATTTGGTGATTAA